One Phaseolus vulgaris cultivar G19833 chromosome 4, P. vulgaris v2.0, whole genome shotgun sequence DNA window includes the following coding sequences:
- the LOC137838351 gene encoding uncharacterized protein has translation MGAKVLMAKSDSLLVTGQVTGEFQAKDPQMAAYLEYVQELKRSFVLFEVVHVPREQNARADLLAKLASSGKGGRQRTVIQETLKTPRAFVADHQVLQVCRSMERAARSHRSLTQETLRTPRVRAHLAGVTKMTQVCAIHKPDTWITPYQRYMADGVLPMDSTKARKIKKNSSRFTLINGELYRFGFTHPLLVCVHEEKCVRIMAELHEGICGSHIEGRALAKRTLRAGYYWPTMREDCKKYAQRCKQCQ, from the coding sequence atgggagcaaaggtgctgatggccaagagtgattcGTTGTTGGTCACTGGCCAGGTAACCGGCGAATTTCAGGCcaaagatccgcagatggcggcttacctggagtacgtgcaagagttAAAGAGGTCCTTTGTcttgtttgaagtggtgcacgtgccaagagagcagaatgcccgagcggACTTGctggccaagctcgccagttcggggaaagggggcaggcagaggaccgttatacaagaaactttgaagacacctcgagcgtttgtggcagatcaccaggTTCTTCAAGTGTGCAGGTCAATGGAAAGGGCGGCGAGGAGTCATAGATCCTTGACTCAAGAAACTTTGAGGACGCCGAGAGTTAGGGCACATCTAGCGGGAGTGACAAAGATGAcgcaagtttgcgctatccacAAGCCGGATACATGGATAACGCCCTACCAGCGTTACATGGCGGATGGCGTGCTCCCAATGGACTCGACAAAggccagaaagataaagaagaactccagcaggTTCACCCTCATcaatggcgagttgtacaggtttgggtttacgcACCCTCTTCTGGTATGTGTACACGAAGAAAAGTGCGTGAGAATCATGGCTGAGCTCCACGAGGGGAtctgtgggagtcacatcgagGGTCGAGCTTTGGCGAAAAGAACCCTCCGTGCgggttattactggcccacaatgagggaagattgcaagaaatatgcccagcgttgcaagcaatgccagtag
- the LOC137838350 gene encoding uncharacterized protein, producing MPVHGEVHTISGGFSGGGPTASQRKKYARSVMSVEAFEDHSPDVDITFTKEDLGDVVSHDNDPIVVSLVTTGRMVHRVLVDQGSSADVMFLPTFEMLQLSPDQLRPYGGCLYGFAGDQMEVRGYIELRTTFTDGSASRTEKIRYLVVNAPSAYNILLGSPTLNRTGVVPSTRHMKVKLPSMEGVAITIRSDQKEAKKCYEKSHVQEQREMADVC from the coding sequence ATGCCAGTTCATGGGGAGGTTCACACAATTTCTGGTGGCTTCTCAGgaggaggacccactgcctctcaacgtaagaagtatgcaaggtccgtgatgtcagtggaggcttttgaggatcactcacccgacgtggacatcacgttcaccaaagaaGATCTGGGAGATGTTGTgtcccatgacaacgatcccattgtggTCTCGCTTGTTACGACGGGAAGGATGGTTCACCGGGTGTTGgtcgatcaaggaagctcggcagatgtgatgtttttgCCGACTTTCGAAAtgttacagttgtcccctgaccagctgaggccatatgggggctgcctATACGGTTTTGCCGGTGATCAaatggaggtcagggggtacatcgaattaaggacgacgttcacagatgggTCGGCCTCGCGCACAGAAAAGATCAGGTACCTCGTTGTGAACGCTCCGTCGgcgtacaacatcctgttgggaagcccaacactcaacaggacaggagttgtgccttcaacaaggcacatgaaggtcaagttacCATCAATGGAAGGGGTGGCTATCACCATCCGTTCGgaccaaaaggaggcgaagaagtgttatGAAAAAAGCCACGTACAAGAGCAGCgggaaatggcggatgtgtgttga
- the LOC137838353 gene encoding uncharacterized protein, with product MTDLPIRKVLQKPDVAGRMARWAVELSKFDIHYEPKGPIKGQIYVDFVVELSSAATHQEGAGFRWVLSVDGSSNQQGSGASVILEGPDGLMIEQALRFAFKASNNQTEYEALIARMLLAKEMGAKGLLAKSDSLLVIGQVMGEYQAKDPQMSAYLEYVQVLKESFEVFELVHVPREQNARAYLLAKIA from the coding sequence ATGACAGACCTTCCAATCCGCAAGGTCCTGCAAAAGCCAGATGTAGCGGGCAGAATGGCACGATGGGCGGTGGAACTATCAAAATTCGACATACACTATGAACCTAAAGGCCCCATCAAGGGCCAAATCTATGTCGACTTCGTAGTGGAACTCTCCTCGGCAGCCACACACCAAGAAGGGGCAGGTTTTAGGTGGGTACTCTCTGTAgatggttcctcaaaccaacaaggtagtGGAGCAAGTGTTATCTTGGAGGGGCCGGATGGATTgatgattgagcaggccctacgattcgctttcaaggccagcaacaaccaaaCAGAGTATGAGGCCCTAATCGCGAGAAtgttgttggccaaggagatgggagcaaaggggctgttggcaaagagtgactctttGTTAGTTATAGGCCAAGTCATGGGGGAATACCAAGCTAAAGACCCTCAGATGTCCGCATACCTAGAATATGTCCAGGTCTTGAAAGAGTCGTTCGAAGTGTTCGAGTTAGTCCACGTGCCCAgggaacagaatgcccgagcataCCTACTTGCAAAGATAgcctga
- the LOC137837359 gene encoding receptor-like protein EIX2, whose product MSAYFLKTFYVLFVLSLLTSGLTVTFNNSSESGETKCIERERQALLSFKQGLIDDFGMLSTWTDHHNNTDCCKWKGIHCNHQTGHIQLLDLHGKYGHTQYLRDAVNLTSLIHLPYMQHLDLSNNYFVFSYIPEFIGSFTNLRYLDLSNSYFAGRIPSALGNLSQLHYLDLGDNFLWGEIPIQIGNLKHLHYLDLGGIFLSGKIPCHIGNLRKLQHLSLGSDTFVYRRHLENYVSNSLSGAIPFRIGNLPFLHTLRLGGNFDIKAKDAEWLSTLHSLTILELSSLHTLSSSHHWLQSITKIIPNLTELSLVDCHLSDNDIQHLFHSHSSNNSISLTNLDLSSNILTSSTLQLLFNFSLHLQELYISDNNIVLSPNLYPSFPSLKILDLSHNNLASSMFVRNFNISSKLQELHLVNCSIIDRSFLISSSSTMNPLSFLLYLNLSHNLLKSCSIFHWLSNFTANLRTLPLHYNFLEGPIPDEFGKAMHSLQYLSLSDNKLEGKVPSLFGSMCRLQILDLSNNKLNGTFPSFIQNSSWCSRHIFRALNLSYNQITGKIPESIRLLSGLEVLSLERNSFEGDVTESHFSNFSKLYYLYLSHNSLSLKFFSGWVPPFRLSYLGLASCKLGPSFPSWLQTQNYLIELDLSDNELNDFVPEWFWNKLQIMNKLNMSHNNLIGSIPDMTLKLSYRPSINLNSNRFEGTVPFFFLQASELLLSANKFSDFLCGNVTASAPLATLDLSYNQIKGKLPDCWKSVNRLLYLDLSSNQFSGKIPISMGALVKLEALVLLNNSLMGELPSFLRNFNNLIMLDVSENMLSGPIPSWIGESMQQLIILIMRGNHFSGNLPLQLCYLKRIQLLDLSRNKLSQGIPTCLSNFTALSENSINGAEMESRVHWFNGTYSDIYHLSCDSYYTLRITWMWKGVERSFTHPELILKNIDLSSNSLSGEMPKEITYLLGLVSLNLSRNNLSGQIPCEIGNLSSLDFLDLSRNHFSGQIPSTLSNIYRLSMLDLSNNNLIGRIPWGSQLQTFDASSFEGNSDLCGKPLEKSCPEDETVIKFEGLEVHDEDDNSVFYGALYMSLGLGFFTGFWGLLGPLLLWQPWRIAYVRFLNRLIEYLLLMVAVNRTKCQRWLKD is encoded by the coding sequence ATGAGTGCTTATTTTCTCAAAACATTTTATGTTCTTTTCGTCCTTTCTTTGCTTACCTCAGGACTTACTGTGACATTCAACAATTCAAGCGAAAGTGGTGAAACAAAGTGCATAGAGAGGGAGAGGCAAGCACTCCTCAGCTTCAAACAAGGCCTCATAGATGACTTTGGCATGCTGTCAACTTGGACCGACCATCACAACAATACAGATTGCTGCAAATGGAAAGGCATTCACTGCAACCATCAAACTGGTCACATACAGCTACTTGATCTTCATGGAAAATATGGCCACACACAGTATTTGAGAGATGCAGTCAATCTCACTTCATTGATTCACTTACCATATATGCAACATTTGGATCTCAgcaataattattttgtattcaGTTACATCCCAGAGTTCATAGGCTCCTTCACTAACTTGAGATATCTCGATCTCTCCAATTCTTATTTTGCGGGCAGGATTCCTTCTGCACTTGGAAATCTCTCACAACTACACTATCTGGATCTTGGGGATAATTTTCTTTGGGGAGAAATACCTATTCAGATAGGGAATCTCAAACACTTACACTATCTCGATCTGGGAGGAATTTTTCTTTCCGGAAAAATCCCATGTCATATTGGGAATCTCAGAAAGCTACAACATCTCAGTCTTGGAAGTGACACTTTTGTATACAGAAGACATCTGGAAAATTATGTTTCAAATTCCCTTTCTGGAGCAATCCCTTTTCGCATAGGGAATCTTCCATTCTTGCATACTCTTCGGCTGGGTGGCAATTTTGATATAAAAGCTAAGGATGCGGAGTGGCTGTCTACTCTCCATTCCTTAACAATTCTTGAGCTGAGTTCATTGCATACTCTTAGTTCCTCTCACCACTGGCTACAAAGTATCACTAAAATCATTCCAAACTTAACAGAGCTGAGCCTAGTTGATTGTCATCTTTCGGATAATGATATTCAACATTTGTTCCATTCTCACTCTTCCAACAATTCCATTTCTCTTACCAACCTAGATCTCTCTTCTAATATTTTGACATCATCAACACTTCAACTCTTGTTTAACTTTAGCCttcatcttcaagagctttacATTTCTGACAATAACATAGTTTTGTCACCTAATCTATATCCAAGTTTCCCGTCTCTTAAGATCCTCGACCTCTCTCATAATAATCTAGCATCATCAATGTTTGTACGGAATTTTAATATCAGCTCCAAACTGCAAGAGCTTCATCTTGTAAACTGCAGTATTATAGATAGAAGTTTCCTGATTTCATCTAGTTCTACAATGAATCCTTTGTCTTTTCTTCTCTACCTTAATCTCTCTCATAACTTGTTAAAATCATGCTCTATATTTCATTGGCTTTCTAACTTCACTGCCAATCTTCGTACCCTTCCccttcattataattttttggaaGGTCCTATTCCAGATGAATTTGGGAAAGCGATGCACTCTCTTCAATATCTTTCTCTCTCTGATAACAAACTAGAAGGCAAGGTTCCGTCTTTGTTTGGGAGCATGTGCAGATTACAGATATTAGACCTCTCGAATAATAAGTTGAATGGCACATTTCCGAGCTTCATTCAAAATTCTTCATGGTGCAGCAGACACATATTTCGGGCATTGAACTTATCTTATAACCAAATTACTGGCAAAATACCTGAGAGCATCAGATTGCTATCTGGACTGGAGGTTTTATCGTTGGAGCGGAACTCTTTTGAGGGTGATGTCACTGAATctcatttttctaatttttccaAATTATATTACTTATACTTGTCACACAACTCTCTGTCCCTAAAATTTTTCTCTGGTTGGGTTCCTCCTTTTCGATTAAGTTACTTGGGTCTTGCATCTTGCAAACTAGGACCGAGTTTTCCTAGTTGGCTACAAACTCAAAATTACTTAATCGAATTAGATTTATCTGATAATGAGCTGAATGATTTCGTACCGGAATGGTTTTGGAACAAGTTGCAAATTATGAACAAGTTGAATATGTCTCACAATAATCTTATTGGTTCAATTCCAGACATGACATTGAAGCTTTCTTACAGACCGtccataaatttaaattcaaatagaTTTGAAGGAACAGTTCCATTCTTTTTTCTACAAGCCTCAGAGCTGTTACTCTCTGCAAATAAATTTTCAGATTTCTTATGTGGAAACGTCACAGCTTCTGCACCTTTGGCCACTTTAGATTTATCATATAATCAAATAAAGGGGAAACTTCCAGATTGCTGGAAATCTGTAAATCGATTATTGTATCTTGATTTAAGTAGCAATCAATTTTCAGGAAAGATTCCTATCTCCATGGGAGCCCTTGTTAAATTGGAAGCTTTGGTTTTACTAAACAATAGTTTAATGGGCGAATTGCCTTCCTTTTTGAGGAATTTCAACAATTTAATTATGTTGGATGTGAGTGAGAATATGTTGTCCGGTCCAATACCATCATGGATTGGAGAAAGCATGCAGCAATTAATAATCTTGATCATGCGAGGGAATCACTTCTCTGGAAATCTTCCCCTTCAACTATGCTATTTGAAGCGTATTCAATTGTTGGATCTTTCAAGGAATAAGTTATCACAAGGAATTCCAACTTGCTTAAGCAATTTTACTGCATTATCTGAAAATAGCATCAACGGAGCTGAAATGGAAAGTCGTGTGCATTGGTTCAATGGTACTTACTCTGATATTTATCATCTTTCATGTGACAGTTATTATACGCTTCGAATAACATGGATGTGGAAAGGTGTAGAACGCAGCTTCACACATCCTGAATTGATTCTAAAGAACATTGATCTCTCAAGTAACAGTTTAAGTGGTGAAATGCCAAAAGAGATTACATACCTGCTGGGGTTAGTTTCTTTGAATTTATCAAGAAACAATTTGAGTGGTCAAATTCCTTGCGAGATTGGAAATTTAAGTTCATTGGACTTCCTTGACCTATCAAGAAATCATTTCTCTGGACAAATTCCTTCTACTCTTTCCAATATCTATCGTCTTTCCATGTTAGACTTATCAAACAACAATCTCATTGGAAGAATTCCATGGGGAAGTCAGTTGCAAACCTTTGATGCCTCTAGTTTTGAAGGAAATAGTGATCTTTGTGGGAAACCGCTTGAAAAAAGTTGTCCTGAAGACGAGACAGTGATAAAGTTTGAAGGACTAGAAGTCCATGATGAAGATGATAATTCAGTTTTCTACGGAGCATTATACATGAGCTTGGGGCTAGGTTTCTTCACAGGCTTTTGGGGCTTATTAGGGCCATTACTACTTTGGCAACCATGGAGAATTGCTTATGTAAGGTTCTTGAACAGACTTATAGAGTATCTACTTCTAATGGTTGCAGTGAACAGAACAAAATGTCAAAGGTGGCTGAAAGATTAG